A genomic segment from Fusarium fujikuroi IMI 58289 draft genome, chromosome FFUJ_chr04 encodes:
- a CDS encoding related to thioredoxin reductase gives MWLNSVILLTFAFFLRSATCALTTQLSSLTTDYEVIVVGGGPSGLGALSSLGRIRRKALMIDSGQYRNAPTRLMHDVAGFDGVTPAYFRWSVMQQIAHYPTVSAMNGTVTRIQPERNYTFFNVSCTLLDGTNSTYTARKVILATGLRDLLPETPGLRENFGKGIYWCPYCDGIEHADQSMGILGPLDMVIEAAAEAITLNSDIVIFANGTDTHEYRSKADKQFAENSSEYLRRMNIKVDNRTITRITRLQDGGAHERDPALPMVPEHDLFRVEFDDFGREERQILFTVFGSEQRSPLGEMLGVSMANGMMEVDRISMVTNVPGIYAVGDASTDKSTNVLHSLYTGKIAVVDINMELEREISRSLNSEAKIDVEKKLGHDERRKLWKQMSGQSGEILDL, from the exons ATGTGGCTCAATTCTGTTATCCTGCTCACCTTTGCTTTCTTCCTGCGCTCAGCTACCTGTGCTCTTACTACCCAACTGTCATCCCTCACAACAGATTATGAAGTTATTGTCGTAGGTGGCGGGCCTTCAGGGCTCGGTGCCCTCAGCTCCCTTGGACGCATTCGCCGCAAGGCTTTAATGATCGACTCTGGCCAATATCGCAATGCGCCAACGCGACTCATGCACGACGTTGCTGGTTTTGATG GTGTAACGCCGGCATATTTTCGATGGTCTGTCATGCAGCAGATTGCCCATTACCCGACAGTCAGTGCAATGAACGGAACTGTGACCAGAATTCAGCCTGAAAGAAACTACACGTTCTTCAATGTATCATGTACATTGCTAGATGGTACAAATTCTACTTATACCGCCAGGAAAGTCATCTTGGCGACTGGCCTGCGCGACCTTCTTCCGGAAACACCTGGGCTACGAGAGAACTTCGGCAAGGGTATTTACTGGTGTCCTTACTGCGATGGAATCGAACATGCCGATCAGTCAATGGGGATTCTTGGTCCTCTTGACATGGTCATCGAGGCAGCTGCCGAGGCAATCACTCTGAACTCTGACATTGTGATTTTCGCCAACGGCACCGATACGCACGAATACCGTTCCAAAGCTGACAAGCAATTTGCTGAGAACTCGTCTGAATATCTTCGAAGAATGAACATCAAAGTCGATAATCGTACTATAACTCGTATCACTAGATTACAAGATGGCGGAGCACATGAGAGGGATCCGGCCCTGCCAATGGTGCCTGAGCATGATCTCTTCAGAGTCGAATTCGACGACTTTGGGCGCGAGGAACGTCAGATACTCTTCACGGTCTTTGGTAGCGAGCAGCGGTCTCCGCTTGGAGAAATGCTCGGGGTCAGTATGGCTAATGGCATGATGGAAGTGGATCGCATAAGCATGGTTACAAATGTGCCTGGGATCTATGCTGTTGGCGATGCGAGCACTGACAAAAGCACCAATGTCTTACATTCACTCTATACCGGGAAGATAGCTGTTGTGGATATTAACA TGGAACTGGAAAGGGAGATAAGCAGGTCGTTAAACTCCgaggccaagattgatgtGGAAAAGAAACTCGGTCACGATGAACGGAGGAAGCTTTGGAAACAGATGAGCGGGCAATCTGGAGAGATCCTGGATTTGTAG
- a CDS encoding related to aminotransferase GliI: MLSHRAQKSLNWLAEEIPSVPVWPKDVLAMNSAENWLCRPDLIPLMKKAIADNLEASHLSYSKNLGGPPDLLENAASFFNKFFNPRSPVLPSHIVCGAGAGSILDCLDFSLSELDEGMLINAPCWEGFGIASNLRNDDRLIPVTIPVGLSSPEQLIKLYLKAMEAATCRIRGIIVCNPMNPSGHIYPTSWLEAILQFCEEQDIQYISDEIYGMSAWGPQQTKNAEPFSEKGPIVFESPETKFTSVLSLDIKSLNVNPARVHVVYALSKDLGSSGLRLGFLVTQKNPDLRNAMAILNRYRVSNATSVIASSLFSDLLVLENILVRNRMLLRNAAELVGDFLSFHRFAFYRPVAGVFIWTRLGGETATEVSDAELMENFASAKVSVASGVPFHARDRGWFRITFALPREQLLEGLRRIERAMALERAWRPSNDMEVAGFVSVQRKNSMKPKGAGCVVM, from the exons ATGCTTTCCCATCGCGCTCAGAAAAGCCTGAACTGGTTGGCAGAAGAGATTCCCTCTGTCCCAGTATGGCCGAAGGACGTGCTTGCCATGAACTCGGCGGAGAACTGGCTGTGCCGTCCAGATCTTATTCCGCTCATGAAGAAAGCCATCGCCGACAACCTTGAAGCCTCACATCTCTCCTACTCGAAGAATCTCGGCGGACCACCGGATCTTCTTGAAAATGCAGCctctttcttcaacaagttcttcaaTCCACGAAGTCCTGTCCTGCCCAGTCACATCGTCTGTGGTGCTGGCGCTGGGTCCATCCTTGACTGTCTTGACTTTTCACTCAGCGAGCTTGATGAAGGCATGTTGATCAATGCGCCGTGCTGGGAGGGCTTTGGGATAGCAAGTAACCTGCGGAATGATGATCGGTTGATACCAGTCACGATACCAGTTGGGCTCTCATCACCAGAGCAGCTCATCAAGCTTTATCTCAAGGCTATGGAAGCTGCGACATGTCGCATACGCGGCATCATTGTTTGCAATCCCATGAACCCTTCTGGGCACATCTATCCTACCAGTTGGCTAGAAGCAATCCTTCAGTTCTGCGAAGAGCAAGATATCCAGTACATCTCGGACGAGATCTACGGCATGTCAGCGTGGGGGCCACAGCAAACAAAGAACGCGGAGCCATTTTCGGAAAAAGGGCCAATTGTTTTTGAGTCCCCAGAGACTAAGTTTACCTCCGTCTTGTCTCTGGATATAAAGAGTCTTAATGTCAATCCTGCCCGCGTACATGTCGTTTACGCATTGAGCAAAGACCTGGGTAGTAGTGGTCTCCGACTC GGCTTCCTCGTGACACAAAAGAACCCTGATCTTCGCAATGCAATGGCCATTCTTAACAGGTACCGAGTATCCAATGCCACGTCTGTGATTGCCTCCAGTCTCTTCTCGGACCTTTTAGTCCTAGAGAACATCCTCGTTCGCAACAGAATGCTTCTGCGCAATGCAGCAGAGCTCGTTGGGGATTTCTTATCCTTCCATCGCTTTGCCTTCTATCGCCCAGTAGCAGGAGTCTTTATATGGACTCGTCTCGGTGGGGAGACAGCAACCGAGGTTTCTGATGCAGAGCTCATGGAAAACTTTGCATCTGCGAAGGTTTCTGTTGCGAGCGGTGTACCCTTTCATGCTAGAGATAGAGGATGGTTCCGAATCACGTTTGCCCTTCCTCGTGAACAATTGCTCGAGGGACTGCGGCGCATAGAGAGGGCAATGGCTCTGGAGCGTGCATGGAGACCTTCGAATGATATGGAAGTTGCGGGATTTGTGTCTGTTCAGAGAAAGAACTCGATGAAGCCCAAGGGCGCTGGATGCGTGGTCATGTAA